Proteins co-encoded in one Candidatus Thiodictyon syntrophicum genomic window:
- a CDS encoding reverse transcriptase domain-containing protein, translating into MPRANLPAGNSKSSEDKLVQLAVAKLLGAIYEADFLDCSYGYRPGRSAKDAVRDLSLALTTAKFGYLVEADIRGFFEHMDHDWLLKMLSLRIDDRAFLNLICKWLKAGILDTDGTVLHPETGTPQGGIVSPVLANLYLHYALDLWVERVVKPRCRGEVLLCRYADDFVCAFRFEADARRFYRVLAQRLEKFGLALAPEKTQVLRFSRIHPSMQRRVTFLGFELFWFIDREGIPRVKRRTARKRLQGAIRRVKEWIKSHRHLPGMEFVTGLNRRLVGHYNYYGLRGNSADLWRFYRTAVVCAFKWLNRRGGKRKSFTWAAFGRAIEKLGIAKPRITESRCLQYELVFA; encoded by the coding sequence ATGCCGCGAGCCAACCTCCCTGCGGGGAATAGCAAATCGAGCGAAGACAAGCTCGTCCAACTGGCCGTGGCGAAACTCCTGGGGGCGATCTACGAGGCTGATTTCCTCGACTGCTCCTACGGCTACCGCCCCGGTCGCAGCGCCAAGGACGCGGTGCGCGATCTGAGCCTTGCGCTCACTACGGCCAAGTTCGGCTATTTGGTTGAAGCCGATATCCGAGGATTTTTCGAGCATATGGACCACGACTGGTTGCTGAAGATGCTCTCGTTACGGATCGACGACCGGGCCTTTCTCAATCTCATCTGCAAATGGCTCAAAGCGGGCATTCTGGACACCGACGGAACGGTGCTCCATCCCGAAACAGGGACTCCCCAAGGCGGAATCGTTTCGCCCGTGCTCGCGAACCTCTATCTGCACTATGCGCTCGATCTTTGGGTCGAGCGGGTGGTGAAGCCCCGCTGTCGGGGTGAGGTGCTGCTGTGCCGGTATGCGGACGATTTCGTCTGCGCCTTCCGCTTCGAGGCGGATGCGCGGCGGTTCTATCGGGTGTTGGCGCAACGGCTGGAGAAATTCGGCCTGGCGCTGGCGCCCGAGAAGACGCAGGTTTTGCGTTTTAGCCGCATCCATCCGAGTATGCAACGGCGCGTGACCTTTCTGGGTTTCGAGCTGTTCTGGTTTATCGACCGCGAAGGCATTCCACGGGTGAAGCGTCGCACCGCCCGCAAGCGCTTGCAAGGGGCGATTCGGCGCGTGAAGGAATGGATCAAGAGCCACCGGCACCTGCCGGGCATGGAGTTTGTCACAGGACTCAATCGGCGGCTGGTAGGGCATTACAATTACTATGGTCTACGGGGCAACTCGGCGGACCTGTGGCGCTTCTACCGAACGGCCGTCGTCTGCGCGTTCAAGTGGCTGAACCGGCGCGGGGGTAAGCGTAAGAGCTTCACATGGGCGGCCTTCGGTCGCGCCATCGAAAAGCTTGGTATCGCCAAACCCCGCATCACCGAGTCGCGCTGCTTGCAATACGAACTGGTGTTTGCGTAA
- a CDS encoding IS1380 family transposase encodes MAESTPVQLRFPPIDGLTVRGDFDGGALSSDFGPLILRGVDRQIGLTERLAAAFDDQRHPSYITHPARDLIAQRVYQIACAYEDGNDANALRSDPMFKLALERRPLDRENDLASAPTISRLENAATTKDIYRMAQGYVDQFIASYATPPSIIVIDMDHSEDATHGQQEFSFYNHHYGSHCYLPLFLFEGLSGNFITAALRPGKRPTGAENAMIIRRVLKRLRAAWPQTHIVLRGDGHFSNPELMQLALDDPHADFIFGLSNNKVLARFAQPYLEANRRTHAIRCQNAERLGQSEPVHTRTYHELDYAAGSWPQPFRVVLKAEVMGFDDNPRFVVTSLRLPTPENLYRDLYCARGQDENFIKKMKNDLASDRTSDHSFLANHMRLFFSCGAYVLHQALRTEVLVHTELAQAQPATVIIKLFKIAVRVVQYKDRIRLQLPTHCPVKDLLHRVTELLFLARPPGPLIS; translated from the coding sequence ATGGCAGAGTCTACCCCAGTCCAGTTGCGTTTTCCTCCCATCGACGGCTTGACCGTGCGCGGGGACTTCGATGGCGGAGCGCTGTCGTCGGATTTCGGCCCCCTGATCCTGCGCGGTGTCGACCGCCAGATCGGGCTGACCGAGCGCCTGGCCGCCGCCTTTGACGACCAGCGTCACCCCAGCTACATCACGCATCCAGCGCGTGACCTCATCGCCCAACGCGTGTATCAGATCGCCTGCGCCTATGAGGATGGCAACGACGCCAACGCGCTGCGGAGTGATCCGATGTTCAAGCTCGCACTGGAGCGTCGGCCCCTGGACCGCGAGAACGATCTGGCCAGCGCCCCGACGATCTCACGCCTGGAGAATGCGGCCACCACCAAAGACATCTACCGCATGGCCCAGGGCTACGTCGATCAATTCATCGCCAGTTATGCCACGCCGCCGAGCATCATCGTGATCGACATGGATCACTCTGAGGACGCCACGCACGGTCAGCAGGAGTTCAGTTTCTACAACCACCACTACGGCAGTCATTGCTACCTGCCGTTGTTTCTCTTCGAGGGACTCTCCGGGAACTTCATCACCGCCGCCCTGCGTCCCGGCAAGCGCCCGACGGGGGCCGAAAACGCCATGATCATCCGGCGCGTGCTCAAACGCTTGCGGGCGGCCTGGCCGCAGACCCACATCGTGCTGCGCGGCGATGGGCATTTCTCCAACCCGGAGCTGATGCAGCTGGCGCTTGACGACCCGCACGCCGACTTCATCTTCGGCCTCAGTAATAACAAGGTGTTAGCGCGCTTCGCACAGCCGTATCTGGAGGCCAATCGCCGCACGCATGCCATCCGGTGTCAGAATGCCGAACGCCTGGGCCAGTCGGAGCCGGTGCATACCCGCACCTACCATGAACTGGACTATGCGGCCGGCTCCTGGCCGCAACCCTTCCGGGTCGTGCTCAAGGCCGAGGTCATGGGTTTCGACGACAATCCCCGCTTCGTCGTCACCTCCCTGCGCCTGCCCACCCCGGAGAACCTCTATCGCGATCTCTATTGCGCGCGCGGCCAGGATGAGAATTTCATCAAGAAGATGAAAAACGACTTGGCCAGCGACCGCACCTCCGACCACAGCTTTCTGGCCAATCATATGCGCCTGTTCTTCTCCTGCGGCGCCTATGTGTTGCACCAAGCGCTACGCACCGAGGTCCTGGTCCATACCGAACTGGCCCAGGCCCAGCCCGCCACGGTCATCATCAAATTGTTCAAGATCGCCGTGCGCGTGGTGCAATACAAAGACCGCATCCGCCTCCAGCTGCCGACCCACTGCCCGGTCAAGGATCTGTTGCATCGGGTGACCGAACTCTTGTTCTTGGCCCGGCCGCCGGGACCGCTCATCTCCTGA
- a CDS encoding PIN domain-containing protein: MRIYLDVCAFNRPFDDQKHIRVRLEAEAKLYVQGKVKAGEVELVWSYILDLENDQNPFKEKRLAIEEWRKYSITYIDESDEIIDKANELVRIGVKPKDALHVASAIAGEAGYFMATDDKLLKKMAPESQISAINPVALAAIIDEHTN; the protein is encoded by the coding sequence ATGCGAATATATTTGGACGTATGCGCTTTTAATCGGCCGTTCGATGATCAGAAGCACATCCGCGTACGCCTCGAGGCGGAAGCCAAATTGTATGTTCAAGGAAAGGTAAAGGCGGGCGAAGTTGAGTTGGTGTGGTCATATATACTTGACCTTGAAAATGATCAGAATCCATTTAAAGAAAAGAGGTTGGCGATTGAAGAGTGGCGTAAATACTCGATCACTTACATTGATGAGTCAGACGAAATTATAGATAAGGCAAATGAGTTGGTAAGAATAGGAGTAAAGCCGAAAGATGCATTGCATGTTGCATCAGCAATCGCAGGGGAAGCCGGTTATTTTATGGCAACTGATGATAAGTTGCTCAAAAAAATGGCACCCGAATCGCAGATTTCGGCAATCAACCCCGTAGCTTTAGCGGCAATCATTGATGAACACACTAACTGA
- a CDS encoding IS1 family transposase, translating to MNGQWTCPHCNSQNCRHHKTYQTGHNGTRLLWRCQSCNRLFSETKATLIEGLRKPTSFIIQVLKTRTEGIGLNAACRAFAIAKNTLLLWERRLADCKDVLVIYALTHTFIEQLIEGDELYTKVNRNVPPEDCEGWTIVLMERASRFIWALQCGKKDRSLFSYAIQILRDVILRTGDVTLVTDGERRYGNLLFEICHEVLRTGKRGRPPKVLRRGVKVRLKNKGKGTDRTGHSRPKYETPHPEHPETDQDVTPADIHANHLEASNASFRRKNSAYRRRTNTYAKSISGLQRTLDMLWIVHNFIRSHFTTKQVPAVALGILQQGLSWDEVLRVRQPRL from the coding sequence TTGAACGGACAATGGACATGCCCTCATTGCAATTCACAGAATTGTCGGCATCACAAGACGTATCAAACCGGTCATAACGGTACGCGTTTGCTGTGGCGATGTCAAAGTTGCAATAGGCTCTTTTCCGAGACCAAAGCCACCCTTATCGAGGGGCTCAGGAAACCGACCAGCTTCATCATTCAAGTGCTCAAAACGCGCACTGAGGGGATCGGCTTGAACGCCGCCTGCCGGGCCTTCGCGATTGCGAAGAATACGTTGCTCCTATGGGAGCGTCGCCTGGCCGATTGCAAGGATGTGCTGGTCATATATGCCCTGACGCACACCTTTATTGAGCAACTGATCGAAGGTGATGAGCTTTATACGAAAGTGAATAGGAATGTCCCCCCGGAGGATTGTGAAGGCTGGACGATCGTACTGATGGAAAGGGCAAGTCGATTTATCTGGGCGCTTCAGTGCGGGAAAAAGGATCGCAGCCTATTTTCATATGCCATACAAATACTTAGAGATGTCATCCTGCGTACTGGCGATGTCACTCTAGTCACCGACGGGGAACGTCGGTATGGCAATCTCCTGTTTGAAATTTGCCACGAAGTATTGCGAACCGGAAAACGCGGCCGCCCACCGAAAGTGCTTCGTCGCGGTGTGAAGGTGCGCCTTAAGAATAAAGGGAAAGGAACTGATAGAACGGGGCACTCGCGTCCCAAATACGAAACCCCTCATCCGGAGCATCCAGAAACCGATCAAGATGTGACGCCAGCCGATATTCATGCTAATCATTTGGAAGCATCGAACGCTTCATTTCGGCGAAAGAATTCTGCTTATCGCCGCCGAACGAATACGTACGCGAAGAGCATTTCTGGTTTGCAAAGAACATTGGATATGTTGTGGATTGTCCATAACTTTATTCGCAGCCACTTCACGACAAAACAGGTTCCTGCGGTGGCTCTGGGGATTCTCCAGCAGGGACTCTCGTGGGATGAGGTCCTTAGAGTTCGACAGCCCAGGTTATAA
- a CDS encoding IS66 family transposase: MGAAKYDATAAAMIALLKYGCGLPFHRIQRLEQALAIPLPATTQWDVVAAAAPCLAPAVEELAQQAAQGTVLYNDDTTMRILKFTAEARAEALPPGANAERTGVFTSGVVAETVNGPIALFKTGPCHAGEHLAEVLNRRHDPVPPIQMSDALARNTPGDHPTQAASCIPHGRRKFVEVHDAFPDEVAFVLETLRPVFHTDHQAQHQGLDPHARLLLHQQESGPRMQALHDWMATQLETHAVEPNSGLGQAIRYMQNHWQKMTLFLRVPGAPLSNNICERALKKAILHRNNSLFYRTLNGAKVGDLFMSLIHTAELHQVAPFDYLVALQRHPAAVALDPPAWMPWNYTTALARLAAEPAPD, encoded by the coding sequence GTGGGCGCGGCGAAATACGACGCGACCGCCGCCGCCATGATCGCCTTGCTGAAATACGGCTGCGGGCTGCCGTTTCATCGCATCCAACGCCTGGAGCAGGCGCTGGCCATCCCCCTGCCGGCCACTACCCAATGGGATGTGGTCGCGGCGGCCGCGCCGTGCCTCGCCCCCGCGGTGGAGGAGCTGGCCCAGCAGGCGGCGCAGGGCACGGTGCTCTATAACGACGACACCACCATGCGCATCCTGAAATTCACCGCCGAGGCGCGGGCCGAGGCGCTGCCCCCGGGAGCTAACGCCGAGCGCACCGGGGTGTTCACCAGCGGCGTCGTCGCCGAGACCGTCAATGGCCCGATCGCCCTGTTCAAAACCGGACCTTGTCATGCCGGGGAGCACCTCGCCGAGGTCCTCAACCGGCGCCACGACCCCGTGCCCCCGATCCAGATGTCCGACGCCCTGGCGCGCAACACCCCGGGGGATCATCCCACGCAGGCCGCGTCCTGTATTCCCCATGGGCGCCGCAAGTTCGTCGAGGTCCATGACGCCTTTCCCGACGAGGTCGCCTTCGTGCTGGAAACCCTGCGTCCCGTGTTCCACACTGACCACCAGGCCCAGCACCAGGGACTCGACCCGCACGCGCGCTTACTCCTGCACCAACAGGAAAGCGGCCCGCGGATGCAGGCGCTCCACGACTGGATGGCCACGCAGTTGGAGACGCACGCCGTGGAGCCCAACTCGGGGCTCGGTCAGGCGATCCGCTACATGCAGAATCATTGGCAAAAAATGACCCTGTTTCTGCGCGTACCCGGCGCCCCGCTGAGCAACAACATCTGCGAGCGGGCGCTCAAGAAGGCCATCCTGCATCGCAACAATTCGCTGTTTTATCGCACCTTGAACGGCGCCAAGGTCGGCGATCTGTTCATGAGTCTGATCCATACCGCGGAACTGCACCAAGTGGCGCCGTTTGATTACCTGGTCGCGCTGCAGCGCCATCCCGCCGCGGTGGCACTCGACCCGCCGGCCTGGATGCCCTGGAATTACACCACGGCGCTGGCGCGCCTGGCCGCCGAACCCGCGCCGGACTGA